One genomic window of Haemophilus haemolyticus includes the following:
- a CDS encoding ESPR domain-containing protein, translated as MNTIYKVLWNAGLQMFQVVSELAKGKSKSKRCSLQVFDTSSACLPACLPACLPACLPACLSSIFRSFIFNK; from the coding sequence ATGAATACTATTTATAAAGTATTGTGGAACGCCGGTTTGCAAATGTTCCAAGTTGTATCTGAATTAGCGAAAGGAAAATCAAAATCAAAACGTTGTAGCTTACAAGTTTTTGACACATCATCTGCCTGCCTGCCTGCCTGCCTGCCTGCCTGCCTGCCTGCCTGCCTGCCTGCCTGCCTTAGCAGTATCTTCCGTTCTTTTATTTTCAACAAATAG